From the genome of Adhaeribacter pallidiroseus:
CGGTAGCTACGGAGCTAGGGTCTTCGTACTTTTTCTTGGAGCTAGAATAATGCACCACCGGGGTAATATCCGGGGGCCAGGTACTAATGGCCGCCATTAACGCTTCTTCTTCGCTGAAGCCACCCGTGCAGAATTGGTGATGAAAATAATCGAAGGTAATGGGTACCTGGGTTTGTTCGTGCAGCCACCATAAATCGGACACGCTAAACATATTGGCTTTATCGTCGTTTTCTACGGCTATTCTTTTCCGGACATTATCCGGCAAACGCTGGTAGTTATCGGCAAAACGGGCCAGGGCCGATGTTTTATCACCGAAAGCCCCACCCACGTGGATGTTAATTTTGGCATAAGGCGAAGTTGGTAAGTTCAGCAAATCCATGACTACGGCGTGCTGGTTTAGTTCGTGAAAGGTTTTGGTGAGCACACTTTCGGAATTAGACGCTAACACGTTAAACGGTCCGGGGTGGTAAGTTAGCCGCAAGCCACTTTGCGCCGCTTTTTCCCCGCAGCGTTTTAAGATCAAACTTATAGCTTCAATATCGGGTAAGTCTAAAACCTGGTATTGGCTCATCCAAGGCAGCATGTCCGAACTCATCCGGAAAAACAAGATATTATGCTGAATATTCCAATCGAGTACTTTTTCAAAATCGGTAAAATTAGCCAGCGCCAGCGCCGAAGCATAGGGTACGCCTTTTTCCAGAAAAGTTCGTTTCATCATCGAACGATTTACCTGAATCTTCTCAGCCGCTAAAGTTAAATTAATGGAGGCATAGCCAAATCGCATACATCTAATGGTTAAATTTTTTGAGCCAGATTATAAAGTAAGGTTTAATCCGGAGGAGGCATTTACGTAAACCAGGCTGGTAAAGACAAGGGAGATCCTTATTTTTTAAAATTTAAATTAACAGCTTATATTCTTGTTTTATTTAAAACTGCGTATAAGTTACCCGCCGGCAACAAGTCCCGGAAAAATGGGGAGGAGGAAGGAAAAAATTTAAAAATTTTAAAAAGCGCATCCGGAAATGCTTTGCCGGGGAACGATATTCCTGGATTTGCTCGAAAGAAATTCTAAAGCATTACTTTTTATTACGGCTTATCCTTAAAAAATTAAAAAAACACTATTTATTTATATG
Proteins encoded in this window:
- the uvsE gene encoding UV DNA damage repair endonuclease UvsE codes for the protein MRFGYASINLTLAAEKIQVNRSMMKRTFLEKGVPYASALALANFTDFEKVLDWNIQHNILFFRMSSDMLPWMSQYQVLDLPDIEAISLILKRCGEKAAQSGLRLTYHPGPFNVLASNSESVLTKTFHELNQHAVVMDLLNLPTSPYAKINIHVGGAFGDKTSALARFADNYQRLPDNVRKRIAVENDDKANMFSVSDLWWLHEQTQVPITFDYFHHQFCTGGFSEEEALMAAISTWPPDITPVVHYSSSKKKYEDPSSVATAHADYLYEEVQTYNQEVDIMFEAKAKELAVAKYQQDYGLIPQELPVAR